Sequence from the Desulfovibrio sp. TomC genome:
CCTGCCTGCCGAGCCTCCCCCCTCAAACGGCCGCCGGGCCTGTTTGGCGACAGACAGGCCCGGTTCATGCGCCTTGGCCGCGAAGTCGGCTTCGGCGCAAGTGCCCAGGGCCGCATGATGGGGATTTCCAAGCCGACCCGGTACGGGTATGTTCAGCGGGTCAGGCAGGAGGAAACGGTACATGACAGCTGCCATCAGTCTCGAAGCGCGCATGGATCTGTTAAGCGAGTGCGTCAATATCGGCCTTGGCCGGGCGGCCGAGGCGCTCAATCGCATGTGCGACAGCCACGTGAAGCTCTCGGCCCCGGAAATCCGGATCATGAGCCGCCCGACCCTGACCGCCGCCACGGCCGGACGCTGCCCGAGCCTGTGCGAGGGCGTGTTCCTGCCCTTTGTCGGCCCGATGATGGGCATGACCGCCCTGGCCTTTGCCTACGGCGACGCCGCCAAACTGACCAGCGGCCTGACCGCCGCCATGGGCATCGACGACCCCTCGGAGGCCATGCGCGACGACACCCTGCGCGAGGTCGGCAACGTCATTTTGGTCGGCGTGCTCGGGGCCATGGGCACCGTGCTTGGCCTGCACGTCGTCTACCAGCCCCTGACCACGGCCAAAAGCCTCGACCCGCTCCTGGCCGTGGCCGACGCCTGCAACACCGTGACCCTGTATGTGCGGGCGCACTTTGCCCTGGAGCGTTTCCAGGTCACCGGCGACATCATGGTGGTCCTGGCCCAGGAAGGCTTCGACGCCCTGATGGCCGCCATTGACGCCAAAATCCTGGAAATAAACGGGTAGCCGCCGTGGCCAGCATTGTCCTTTTGTCGCCGACGCCGCCGGACCTCTCGGCCTTTGGCGTGCGCAGCCTGCAAGCGAGTCTGACCGGGGCCGGCCACGACGTGCGGTTGATCCTCTTTCCCGGCAGCATCGGCCTGTCCCAGGAGGACGGGTCTTTCGTCTACCGCTATTCCGACGCGGTCATCGAGCAGGCCCTTGGCCTCACGGCCGGGGCCGATCTGGTCGGCGTGTCGTTTTTCACCAATTATTTTGACCGGGCCGTGCAGCTGACCGCCGCAGTGCGCGAGCGTCTGGGCATCCCGGTCGTCTGGGGCGGCGTCCACGCCACGGTGCGCCCCATCGAGGCCCTTGAGCACGCCGATTTCGTCTGCCGGGGCGAGGGCGAGGCCGCCCTGGACGCCCTGGCCGCAGCCCTGGCAACCGGCGGCAGCCTGACCGACATTCCGGGCCTGTGGACCATGGGCCAGGACGGGGTGATCGACAACGGTCTGGCTCCCCTGGTCCCTGATCTCGACGCCCTGCCCTTTTTCGATTTCAGCGGCGAAAATCAGTACGCCCTGGCCCCGGAACTCGGGCGCATCGTGCCGCTTCGCCCCGAAGTGCTGGCCCGGGCGCTCCCAAAGCTCCCGTATTTCGGCGGCCGGCTGCGTACGGCCTATCGCACCATGACCGACCGAGGCTGTCCGCACAGTTGCTCCTATTGCAACGTGCCGACGGTCAAGGCGCTTTTTCGCGGTGGCGGCGTGCCGTATTTCCGCCACCGAAGCGTGGCCCACGTCATGGCCGAACTGCGGGACATCACCGCCCGCTATCCGTTCATTGAAGCGATCCAGCTGTTCGACGACACCTTTTTTTCCCGCCGTCTCGACTGGCTGACCGAATTTGCCGCCGTCTATAAGAAGGACATCGGCCTGCCGCTCTACTGCCAGGCTTCGCCAACGACCCTTGATGCGGCCAAGCTCGATGTACTTATCGACGCGGGCCTTTGCTACGTGGAAATGGGCATCCAGACCGGCAGCCCCAAGCTGCGCGAAATTTTCGGCCGCCCCGAAGACGAAGCCACGGTCATAACCGGGGCCGAACTCTTGCACGCCCGCCGGGGAAAACTCCTCACCCCGGACTACCACGTCATCATCGACGCGCCCTGGGAAGACGAGGCCGATCTACTGGCCACCGTCGGCCTGCTTATGCGTCTGCCCAAACCCTTCGGGCTGGCCATCGCCAGTCTGGTCTATTTCCCGGAAACCGAACTCTACCGCCGGGCCAAGTCCGAAGGCCGCATTGGTGATGAGGAAACGGACATCTACCGCCGCCCGTTTTACATCGCGCCCCGGCGTAGCTACCCGGCCTTCCTGCTCTATCTCTTGACCTTCCAGCACATCCCGGCCCGGGTGTATGCCGCCCTGGCCTCGCCGGGCCTAGTGCGCTTTTTTAGCCGCCTAAATCCCGTCTGGCTCTACAAGGCCGCCTACGTGCTCGGCGAAGGCCTGCGTCTGGCCGCCAAAGGGGCAAACGCCCTTGGGCACGGCGACCTGGGCCGCATCACCGCCTTTGTGCGCCGCACGCTTCGCCACGACCCGACCGTGGCCGGGCGCATGGGGTAAGGCGAAAAAAAACAGGCAAAAATGCCGGGCGGCCGGAGCGTTACTTCATCCCGTCGGAAGCATCCCCCGCAACACCCTATGGCAGGCCGGCCAGCTGCCGCAACCGCTCCTGATAGGCCGCGCCCACGGCCTGGGGAGCGTGGCGGCTGGCGATCAGGTCCCGCCCGGCCTGCGTCCGCTGTCGGGCCAGTCCCGGTTGGGCGACCACCAGCCGCATGGTCCGGGCCAACTCGGCCCGGTCCGGCTCGGCCCAGAGCATCCCCTGGCCAAAGGGATATTCCCCGGGGCCGACCGGCACGAGACGATAGGCCACCGGGAAGCCTGTCTCCGGGGTCAGAAAATCGGCGTTGCCGGAATGCCCGGTGGCGATGACCGGCTTGCCCAGGAGCATGGCCTCGGCCAGGGTCCGGCCGAACCCCTCGGCCCGGTGCGGCGACACATAGGCGTCGCAGGCGGCAAAGAGTCCCAAGGCCTCGCCCCGATCCAGGGTGTCGGCAAGGATGGTGATACGGCGATCGGCGGCGGCAGCGGCGGCCAGGGTGCGCCAGCGCGGATCCTCGGCCCGGGGATTCATGGTTTTGAGCACCAGCCCCACCGGCTCGTGTCCGCCGGGAAAGGCCTCCCGGAAGGCGGCCACGGCGGCTAACGGGTTTTTCCGGGTGAGATAGGAATTGGCGTCAAAGACATAGAGAAACAAAAACCGGTCTTCGGGCAGGCCGAACCGGGAGCGGGCGATCGGCGTCAGGCGGTCCACGGTCACGGCCATGGGCATGACGCGACAGGGGACCGGGGCGGTGGTGGCAAAGGCGTCCCGGGTATAGACCGTGGACAGCCACAATTCGTCCACCAACCGGTAGGCGTCGGCCATGGCCTCGGGCCAGCCGGGCAATTCCCAGGGCCAATAGCCGATGTTGACGCGCCCGGCGAAGAGTTCGGCGCCGCGCTCCAGCCACAGCCGGGTCGTGTCCAGGCCGGTTAAACAAAAAATATTGACCGGATAGGGCAGCTCATCACTGATGCAGGCGTCAAGCCAGGTATCCGCCTGCCGGGTTCCTGGGCCGGTTTTGATGTTGACCACGGAAAAGGGCACACCGGCTGCGGCCAGGGACTCGGCGCACATGCGCGAATCCTCGCCGATGCCGAGTTCCCCCCGGGCGTAGCCAATGATGTTGACGCCAAACCGATGGCGCGGGGGCGTGGCCGGCCGGCAACCGACGACAGCCGTGGCGAGGCCCTGGATTGGCGGAATGGCCGGCGACGGCAGAGCCCGCGCCCAGGCCATGATGGCCGGACGCTGTTCGGCCCGGGCCGGATCGTAGGCGCTTCGGGCCTCTTCGTCAGAAAACCAGGCCAGAAAGGCCTGCCGGGTCAGGCCCGGCAGCTCGGGCATGTCAGCGGCAAGGGGCAGGGGCGGGGTCCAGGCCAGGGGGCCGGTGTGGCGCATTTCGACTGCGCCGTGGAGCACATACCAAGCCAGCAGGCTAAGCGCCCCTTCGGGCGTGGCCGGATCAAAGGCCGGCCTGACATCAGGCCGGGAGGCCCAGGTCAGCCGGGCGAGGCGCGGCAGCGGCAGACCGAGCGGCGGCAGCGACGGCGTGACCGGCTCGAACAACCAGGCCTGTTGCCGGGCGTCGAGGAGATAAAAAAGATCCATTTCCGGTACCGCGCTGGCGTAGAACCAGGCGACAAAAGCTGCCCGGCCGGCGGGGGTGTCGTGGTCATAGGCTGCGGTGTCGCGGCTGCGAAAGCGCCAGACAAAATCCATCAGCCGGGTAATGGGGACGTCATCGCCGCCCATCGCCGGGAAAAGAGCGACATTGACCAGGGCCACGTCTTGCGGCCGGGCCGCCGTTGCTACGGCCGGGAATTCCCGCCAGGCGCTGGTCAACCACCAGATCAGAAAATCCGTCTCCTGGGTCAGGCCGACCCGACGCAGTTCGGCCCGGATATCATCGCGCAGATGCCAGGCCAACCGCATTTCCGCAGTCAGGCACCCGTTAATGGGGGGGGTCTCTTTCATAGGCCACCAGGGTAAAGCAGGCGCGGCTCCCTGGCAAGATCGTCCCCCGGTCGCCGCGGCAACAGTGGTTCCCGTCAGGCGCAAGCACCAACGACCACGGGCCTCTCGCCTCTTTTCCTGTGCACCTGTCGCCAACCGGCCCGGCAACGCCCACTGTCAAAACAAACACCCCTCAGGAGGGGATTCCAAAGGGACTCAGTCCCTTTGGCCGCCGGAGGCCTCTTCTCCCCTACCTCCCCCGACGCCGCCACAACTTCGCCCGCAGCCCCGAAAAAACTTCACCGGGCGTGGCGTCGTCGGCCGGGACGCCGACCACGACCAGTTGCGGGGCGCGGCCGGCAGCGGCGAGCTGGGCGGCCGCGTCGGCCACGACCGGGGCGGGATCGACGAAAAGACGCACGGCCAGGAGCGCGGCGTCGGCGTGGCGGGCCAGGGAACAGGCGTCGCCGCTGGCCGTCACCGGGGCGGCGATGACCACGACGGCGTCAAAACGCCGGGTCAGGCCGTCGAGCAGTCCGGCCAGGGCCGGGCTGTCCAGCAGCCGGTCGGCGTCCTGGGCCGCAAGTCCTGGCTCG
This genomic interval carries:
- a CDS encoding chemotaxis protein CheC, which encodes MTAAISLEARMDLLSECVNIGLGRAAEALNRMCDSHVKLSAPEIRIMSRPTLTAATAGRCPSLCEGVFLPFVGPMMGMTALAFAYGDAAKLTSGLTAAMGIDDPSEAMRDDTLREVGNVILVGVLGAMGTVLGLHVVYQPLTTAKSLDPLLAVADACNTVTLYVRAHFALERFQVTGDIMVVLAQEGFDALMAAIDAKILEING
- a CDS encoding B12-binding domain-containing radical SAM protein, which encodes MASIVLLSPTPPDLSAFGVRSLQASLTGAGHDVRLILFPGSIGLSQEDGSFVYRYSDAVIEQALGLTAGADLVGVSFFTNYFDRAVQLTAAVRERLGIPVVWGGVHATVRPIEALEHADFVCRGEGEAALDALAAALATGGSLTDIPGLWTMGQDGVIDNGLAPLVPDLDALPFFDFSGENQYALAPELGRIVPLRPEVLARALPKLPYFGGRLRTAYRTMTDRGCPHSCSYCNVPTVKALFRGGGVPYFRHRSVAHVMAELRDITARYPFIEAIQLFDDTFFSRRLDWLTEFAAVYKKDIGLPLYCQASPTTLDAAKLDVLIDAGLCYVEMGIQTGSPKLREIFGRPEDEATVITGAELLHARRGKLLTPDYHVIIDAPWEDEADLLATVGLLMRLPKPFGLAIASLVYFPETELYRRAKSEGRIGDEETDIYRRPFYIAPRRSYPAFLLYLLTFQHIPARVYAALASPGLVRFFSRLNPVWLYKAAYVLGEGLRLAAKGANALGHGDLGRITAFVRRTLRHDPTVAGRMG
- a CDS encoding glycosyltransferase family 4 protein produces the protein MKETPPINGCLTAEMRLAWHLRDDIRAELRRVGLTQETDFLIWWLTSAWREFPAVATAARPQDVALVNVALFPAMGGDDVPITRLMDFVWRFRSRDTAAYDHDTPAGRAAFVAWFYASAVPEMDLFYLLDARQQAWLFEPVTPSLPPLGLPLPRLARLTWASRPDVRPAFDPATPEGALSLLAWYVLHGAVEMRHTGPLAWTPPLPLAADMPELPGLTRQAFLAWFSDEEARSAYDPARAEQRPAIMAWARALPSPAIPPIQGLATAVVGCRPATPPRHRFGVNIIGYARGELGIGEDSRMCAESLAAAGVPFSVVNIKTGPGTRQADTWLDACISDELPYPVNIFCLTGLDTTRLWLERGAELFAGRVNIGYWPWELPGWPEAMADAYRLVDELWLSTVYTRDAFATTAPVPCRVMPMAVTVDRLTPIARSRFGLPEDRFLFLYVFDANSYLTRKNPLAAVAAFREAFPGGHEPVGLVLKTMNPRAEDPRWRTLAAAAAADRRITILADTLDRGEALGLFAACDAYVSPHRAEGFGRTLAEAMLLGKPVIATGHSGNADFLTPETGFPVAYRLVPVGPGEYPFGQGMLWAEPDRAELARTMRLVVAQPGLARQRTQAGRDLIASRHAPQAVGAAYQERLRQLAGLP